A section of the Humulus lupulus chromosome 2, drHumLupu1.1, whole genome shotgun sequence genome encodes:
- the LOC133816335 gene encoding GDP-L-galactose phosphorylase 2-like, with amino-acid sequence MLTVKKVPTVVSNYQDDGSKSISDQSVLGCGRNCLGKCCFPVSKLSLYSFKKKEEGGDNVGVMNNSEDSNMSLQNLLFGQWEDRMMRGLFCYDVTACETKIIPGDFGFIAQLNEGRHLKKRPTEFPAHFVLQPFDDSKFNFTKVCQEEVLFRFEPSSDNRSHFSPTAPAVADMGSNSTNVVAINVSPIEYGHVLLIPRVFDCLPQRIDHESFLLALHMAKEVKDPFFRLGYNSLGAFATINHLHFQAYYLAVPFPVEKALTHRVSIEMGNPDNKGVIVSQLKNYPVQGLVFEAGNSMQDLSDVVASSCIHLQENNIPFNVLISDCGKRIFLFPQSFAERQALREVSQDILDTQVNPAVWEISGHVVLKRKKDFDDASEAYAWRLLAEVSLSEVRFAEVKACVLEAAGLQEPDVEETKKEEALHFEPPSQNLLHLSQGCLLLL; translated from the exons ATGTTGACAGTTAAAAAGGTTCCTACAGTTGTTTCCAATTACCAGGATGATGGTTCGAAATCTATTTCTGATCAAAGTGTATTGGGTTGTGGCCGGAATTGCCTTGGAAAGTGCTGCTTTCCAG TGTCTAAACTTTCTCTGTATTCATTcaagaagaaggaagagggaggagatAATGTTGGGGTGATGAACAACAGTGAAGATTCTAACATGTCCTTGCAGAATTTGCTGTTTGGACAGTGGGAAGATCGAATGATGCGGGGCCTTTTTTGCTATGATGTAACAGCTTGTGAGACAAAGATCATTCCTGGGGACTTTGGATTTATAGCACAGCTGAATGAAGGGCGCCATTTGAAGAAAAGACCAACTGAGTTTCCAGCTCACTTTGTTCTTCAGCCTTTTGATGACAGCAAATTCAATTTCACTAAAGTTTGCCAAGAAGAAGTTCTCTTCAGGTTTGAACCAAGTAGTGACAATAGGAGCCATTTTTCTCCAACTGCACCAGCAGTAGCTGACATGGGATCCAATTCAACGAATGTTGTTGCTATTAAT GTGAGTCCAATTGAGTATGGTCATGTTCTTCTGATTCCTCGAGTTTTTGATTGCTTGCCTCAAAGAATTGACCATGAGAGCTTCTTGCTGGCTCTTCATATGGCTAAAGAAGTGAAAGATCCCTTCTTCCGGTTGGGTTACAACAGCTTAGGTGCTTTTGCCACAATTAATCACCTACATTTTCAA GCATATTACTTAGCAGTGCCTTTCCCAGTTGAAAAGGCTTTGACCCATAGAGTTAGTATTGAAATGGGGAATCCAGACAACAAAGGAGTAATTGTTTCTCAACTCAAGAATTATCCTGTTCAAGGTCTTGTTTTCGAGGCTGGAAATTCAATGCAGGATTTGTCTGATGTTGTTGCTAGCTCCTGCATTCACTTGCAGGAAAACAACATACCTTTCAACGTGCTAATCTCTGATTGTGGGAAAAGAATCTTCTTATTTCCTCAG TCATTTGCAGAGAGGCAAGCATTAAGAGAAGTAAGCCAGGATATCCTGGACACCCAAGTGAACCCTGCAGTGTGGGAGATCAGCGGCCATGTAGTGCTGAAAAGAAAGAAGGATTTTGACGATGCCTCAGAGGCCTATGCATGGAGGCTTCTTGCCGAAGTTTCTCTGTCTGAAGTGAGATTTGCAGAGGTGAAAGCCTGCGTATTGGAAGCAGCAGGCTTGCAAGAACCAGATGTTGAGGAGACAAAGAAGGAAGAAGCTCTTCATTTCGAGCCACCTTCTCAAAATCTTTTGCATTTGTCTCAAGGTTGTTTGCTTCTTCTGTGA